Proteins from a single region of Lasioglossum baleicum chromosome 1, iyLasBale1, whole genome shotgun sequence:
- the LOC143211409 gene encoding xaa-Pro aminopeptidase 3-like isoform X4 yields MFSSARCAIVRHIRKYGQRRHIRHSIDTFANNTSRCQSEELPATLCRACGQPTAITHPHLLKKGEVVPGIQLNEFKNRRMKLMESIVSHGSDPSVDKSHVVIIPSSSKVYISEKIPYVFRQNTDFLYFTGCQEPDSILVITAKNENFVTVLFVKQPDEHSELWDGPRTGVADAPTLFGTDLALPITEFEQFLVSFVNDNRKCSVWYENNNIMQPNLHKRLLELIKTTDNPKFVSPTSIIHKIRLIKSQSEIDLMKKSCEIASAAISRTIETSKPKMSEHQLFATVDYECRMNGAEFLAYPPVVASGKNANIIHYISNNQIIRDGDMVLMDAGCEYHGYTSDITRTWPINGKFTPEQKVLYDIILDIQNILICRLKEMPSLDQLFHDMCTLLGRRLQDIGLIPKQLTGEKLLSAAYTYCPHHVSHYLGMDVHDTGKISRSIKLQPGMIVTVEPGVYVSSRNQFAPSQFHGLGIRIEDDVLITEAGPVVLTEKCPKETAVIEALASRNQ; encoded by the exons ATGTTTAGCAGCGCACGATGCGCTATTGTACGGCACATTCGAAAATATG GACAACGAAGACATATTCGACACTCGATAGATACATTTGCGAACAACACGAGTCGATGTCAATCAGAAGAATTGCCAGCAACCCTTTGTCGGGCATGTGGACAACCAACGGCGATAACGCATCCTCATTTACTTAAAAAAGGGGAAGTTGTACCAGGTATCCAGCTAAACGAATTCAAAAACAGGCGAATGAAATTGATGGAAAGCATTGTCTCGCACGGTTCCGATCCGAGCGTAGACAAATCTCATGTCGTGATTATTCCGTCCTCTTCGAAAGTGTACATATCCGAGAAAATCCCGTACGTGTTCCGTCAAAATACAgactttttatatttcactgGTTGTCAAGAACCCGACAGTATTTTGGTGATTACAGCGAAGAATGAAAACTTTGTAACTGTACTGTTCGTTAAACAGCCAGACGAACATTCTGAATTATGGGACGGACCTAGAACCGGAGTCGCAGATGCCCCTACGTTATTCGGTACTGATTTGGCACTTCCTATTACAGAGTTCGAACAATTTCTAGTCTCGTTCGTAAATGACAACAGAAAGTGCAGTGTTTGGTACGAGAATAACAACATAATGCAACCAAACCTGCATAAAaggttactcgaattaattaaGACAACTGATAATCCGAAATTTGTTTCCCCTACAAGCATAATTCATAAAATCAGATTAATTAAATCTCAATCAGAAATCGATCTGATGAAAAAAAGCTGTGAAATTGCTTCCGCGGCGATATCTAGAACGATAGAAACATCGAAACCAAAAATGAGTGAACACCAGTTGTTTGCGACAGTGGATTACGAGTGTCGTATGAATGGGGCAGAATTCTTAGCGTACCCACCAGTTGTCGCGTCTGGTAAAAATGCTAATATTATTCACTATATTAGTAATAACCAAATTATTCGAGACGGGGATATGGTTTTAATGGACGCAG GATGCGAATACCATGGGTATACGTCCGACATAACTAGAACATGGCCAATCAATGGCAAGTTCACACCAGAACAAAAAGTTTTATACGATATTATATTAGACATTCAGAACATTTTAATTTGTAGACTGAAAGAAATGCCTTCCTTGGACCAATTATTTCACGATATGTGCACTTTGTTAGGCAGAAGATTACAAGACATTGGATTAATACCGAAACAGTTAACTGGTGAAAAATTACTTTCAGCAGCGTATACATATTGCCCGCATCATGTAAGTCATTATTTAGGAATGGACGTGCACGATACAGGCAAAATTTCTAGAAGCATAAAACTTCAACCAGGAATGATAGTGACTGTAGAGCCag GTGTATACGTAAGCTCGAGAAATCAATTTGCACCATCGCAATTTCATGGTTTGGGTATACGCATCGAAGACGATGTTTTAATAACAGAAGCCGGACCAGTGGTTTTAACTGAAAAATGTCCAAAGGAAACTGCGGTAATAGAAGCCTTAGCAAGTCGGAATCAGTAA
- the Paics gene encoding PAICS bifunctional enzyme isoform X2 → MERSWVGSWAAEHSGSNRRRRNMTEYERGKLIIEGKTKQVYELQNNPELCLLQSKDRITAGDGVKSHDLEGKAAISTVTTAKVFQLLKEAGLNTAFVKVLNDTTFIARKCEMVPIEWVTRRLATGSFLKRHPGVPEGYRFNPPLQETFFKDDANHDPQWSEEQVISAGFKLNGITIGKDEFDIMQRTTVVVFEILERAWATRDCALVDMKIEFGVDTNGEIMVADIIDSDSWRLWPSGDKRLMKDKQVYRNLTTVTQEDLNTVKRNFKWVADQLNYLIPPNNSHVVILMGSISDEEHCKKIANHAKSLGLNVHLRVSSAHKGTQETLRILSEYEGSFEKVVLIAVAGRSNGLGPVLSGNTSLPVINCPPFKPENISQDIWSSVNVPSGLGCTTVAYPETAALAAAQIHALHDHVVWSRLRVKQLTNFIALKQADLKLRNLVI, encoded by the exons ATGGAGAGAAGCTGGGTGGGCAGCTGGGCAGCTGAGCATTCGGGAAGTaatcgaagaagaagaaacatgACCG AATACGAACGTGGAAAGTTAATTATTGAAGGAAAGACCAAACAGGTCTACGAGCTACAAAATAATCCTGAATTATGTCTTTTGCAAAGCAAAGATCGTATCACTGCCGGAGATGGTGTAAAGTCTCACGATTTGGAAGGCAAAGCTGCTATTAGTACAGTTACCACAGCTAAAGTTTTCCAGTTATTGAAAGAAGCAGGACTGAACACTGCATTTGTTAAAGTGTTAAACGATACAACTTTTATCGCCAGAAAATGTGAGATGGTACCCATAGAATGGGTTACCAGAAGATTGGCTACCGGTAGCTTTCTAAAGAGACATCCAG GAGTTCCAGAAGGATATAGATTCAATCCACCGTTACAAGAAACGTTCTTTAAAGACGATGCTAATCATGATCCTCAGTGGTCGGAAGAACAAGTTATTTCTGCAGGTTTCAAGTTGAATGGAATTACAATAGGAAAAGATGAGTTCGATATTATGCAACGAACAACTGTTGTTGTGTTTGAAATTTTGGAGCGGGCATGGGCAACTAGAGATTGCGCTCTCGTAGACATGAAAATAGAATTCGGCGTGGACACAAATGGTGAAATTATGGTAGCAGATATAATTGATAGCGACTCGTGGAGACTTTGGCCATCCGGCGATAAACGGCTGATGAAAGATAAACAA GTGTACAGAAACCTAACAACAGTTACTCAAGAAGATTTAAACACCGTCAAGCGCAATTTTAAATGGGTGGCGGATCAACTAAACTATCTTATTCCTCCAAATAATAGTCATGTCGTTATTTTAATGGGCTCGATATCTGATGAAGAACATTGCAAGAAAATAGCAAACCATGCCAAGTCTCTTGGTTTAAACGTTCATCTTCGTGTGAGTAGCGCTCATAAAGGAACTCAAGAAACACTACGTATCCTCTCCGAATACGAAGGTAGTTTCGAAAAG GTGGTGCTAATAGCTGTAGCAGGGAGAAGCAATGGATTGGGTCCAGTACTGTCTGGAAACACGTCTTTGCCTGTTATTAATTGTCCACCTTTCAAGCCGGAAAACATTTCACAGGACATATGGTCGTCGGTGAATGTACCCTCAG GACTTGGATGTACCACAGTTGCTTATCCGGAAACTGCTGCGCTTGCAGCAGCTCAAATTCATGCATTACACGATCACGTCGTTTGGTCGCGACTGCGAGTTAAGCAGCTAacgaatttcatcgctctaaaacaagccgatTTGAAATTAAGAAATCTTGTCATCTAA
- the Paics gene encoding PAICS bifunctional enzyme isoform X1 — MHPKTPHSCWGSLKTAQDCSRLNCVQEERMERSWVGSWAAEHSGSNRRRRNMTEYERGKLIIEGKTKQVYELQNNPELCLLQSKDRITAGDGVKSHDLEGKAAISTVTTAKVFQLLKEAGLNTAFVKVLNDTTFIARKCEMVPIEWVTRRLATGSFLKRHPGVPEGYRFNPPLQETFFKDDANHDPQWSEEQVISAGFKLNGITIGKDEFDIMQRTTVVVFEILERAWATRDCALVDMKIEFGVDTNGEIMVADIIDSDSWRLWPSGDKRLMKDKQVYRNLTTVTQEDLNTVKRNFKWVADQLNYLIPPNNSHVVILMGSISDEEHCKKIANHAKSLGLNVHLRVSSAHKGTQETLRILSEYEGSFEKVVLIAVAGRSNGLGPVLSGNTSLPVINCPPFKPENISQDIWSSVNVPSGLGCTTVAYPETAALAAAQIHALHDHVVWSRLRVKQLTNFIALKQADLKLRNLVI; from the exons ATGCATCCGAAAACACCGCACTCGTGC tggggatcgctgaagaCTGCTCAAGACTGCTCAAGACTCAATTGTGTGCAAGAAGAGAGAATGGAGAGAAGCTGGGTGGGCAGCTGGGCAGCTGAGCATTCGGGAAGTaatcgaagaagaagaaacatgACCG AATACGAACGTGGAAAGTTAATTATTGAAGGAAAGACCAAACAGGTCTACGAGCTACAAAATAATCCTGAATTATGTCTTTTGCAAAGCAAAGATCGTATCACTGCCGGAGATGGTGTAAAGTCTCACGATTTGGAAGGCAAAGCTGCTATTAGTACAGTTACCACAGCTAAAGTTTTCCAGTTATTGAAAGAAGCAGGACTGAACACTGCATTTGTTAAAGTGTTAAACGATACAACTTTTATCGCCAGAAAATGTGAGATGGTACCCATAGAATGGGTTACCAGAAGATTGGCTACCGGTAGCTTTCTAAAGAGACATCCAG GAGTTCCAGAAGGATATAGATTCAATCCACCGTTACAAGAAACGTTCTTTAAAGACGATGCTAATCATGATCCTCAGTGGTCGGAAGAACAAGTTATTTCTGCAGGTTTCAAGTTGAATGGAATTACAATAGGAAAAGATGAGTTCGATATTATGCAACGAACAACTGTTGTTGTGTTTGAAATTTTGGAGCGGGCATGGGCAACTAGAGATTGCGCTCTCGTAGACATGAAAATAGAATTCGGCGTGGACACAAATGGTGAAATTATGGTAGCAGATATAATTGATAGCGACTCGTGGAGACTTTGGCCATCCGGCGATAAACGGCTGATGAAAGATAAACAA GTGTACAGAAACCTAACAACAGTTACTCAAGAAGATTTAAACACCGTCAAGCGCAATTTTAAATGGGTGGCGGATCAACTAAACTATCTTATTCCTCCAAATAATAGTCATGTCGTTATTTTAATGGGCTCGATATCTGATGAAGAACATTGCAAGAAAATAGCAAACCATGCCAAGTCTCTTGGTTTAAACGTTCATCTTCGTGTGAGTAGCGCTCATAAAGGAACTCAAGAAACACTACGTATCCTCTCCGAATACGAAGGTAGTTTCGAAAAG GTGGTGCTAATAGCTGTAGCAGGGAGAAGCAATGGATTGGGTCCAGTACTGTCTGGAAACACGTCTTTGCCTGTTATTAATTGTCCACCTTTCAAGCCGGAAAACATTTCACAGGACATATGGTCGTCGGTGAATGTACCCTCAG GACTTGGATGTACCACAGTTGCTTATCCGGAAACTGCTGCGCTTGCAGCAGCTCAAATTCATGCATTACACGATCACGTCGTTTGGTCGCGACTGCGAGTTAAGCAGCTAacgaatttcatcgctctaaaacaagccgatTTGAAATTAAGAAATCTTGTCATCTAA
- the LOC143211409 gene encoding amidophosphoribosyltransferase-like isoform X1: MRISFKLTAEHHDITTLKRLTHVITIKMSCNVQVESQMEITSRGNNKGRRLHSKGETRGQRMSGLTHECGVFGCIAAGDWPSQIDVGQVICLGLVALQHRGQESAGIVTSEGVCSKSFHVHKGMGMINNIFNDENMKKLRGNLGIGHTRYSTSAASEEVNCQPFVVHTAHGALAVAHNGELVNTESLRKMVLGRGVGLSTYSDSELITQALCLNPPEGEVNGPDWPARIKHLMQLAPLSYSLVIMQRDKIYGVRDPYGNRPLCLGKIVPIGNLAGNESDDDDDEPEGWVISSESCGFLSIGARYVREVFPGEIVELTREGIKTIDIVDRPDKKPQAFCIFEYVYFARSDSIFEGQMVYSVRMQCGRELALEYPIEADIVSSVPESGTAAAHGYARQSQIPFAEVLCKNRYVGRTFIQPSTRLRQLGVAKKFGALSENVKGKKLILIDDSIVRGNTIGPIIKLLRDAGAKEVHIRIASPPLKYPCYMGINIPTREELIANKLDNIKLAKHVGADSLTYLSVDGLVKAVRFGMDNRESSYIGHCTACLTGDYPDELPGDLNW; encoded by the exons ATGCGGATCTCTTTCAAGCTGACAGCAGAACATCACGACATCACGACGCTCAAACGTTTGACGCACGTG attacaataaaaatgtcttGCAACGTGCAAGTAGAATCCCAGATGGAAATAACGTCTAGAGGGAACAACAAAGGCAGAAGGCTGCACAGCAAAGGAGAAACTAGGGGTCAAAGAATGTCTGGACTTACGCACGAGTGCGGTGTTTTCGGATGCATTGCTGCTGGCGATTGGCCGTCTCAAATCGATGTCGGTCAAGTTATTTGTTTAG GTTTAGTTGCCCTACAACATAGAGGTCAAGAGAGTGCTGGAATTGTCACTAGCGAGGGTGTTTGTTCGAAATCCTTTCACGTTCACAAAGGTATGGGAATGATCAACAACATTTTTAATGACGAAAACATGAAGAAACTCCGTGGAAATCTTGGCATTGGCCATACTAGATACAGCACAAGCGCAGCAAGCGAAGAAGTCAATTGTCAACCGTTTGTGGTTCACACAGCGCATGGAGCATTAGCCGTTGCTCATAACGGAGAACTAGTTAACACGGAATCTTTGAGGAAGATg GTGTTGGGTCGTGGAGTTGGCTTGTCGACTTACTCGGATTCCGAATTAATCACACAAGCTCTTTGCTTAAACCCTCCGGAGGGCGAAGTTAACGGCCCAGATTGGCCAGCGCGTATTAAACATCTTATGCAGTTAGCACCGTTATCGTATTCCTTAGTAATTATGCAAAGGGACAAGATATACGGCGTCAGAGATCCCTATGGAAATCGTCCATTGTGTCTCGGGAAGATTGTGCCAATTGGAAATTTGG CAGGAAACGAATCggacgatgacgatgacgaaCCCGAAGGTTGGGTTATTTCTTCCGAATCGTGTGGATTTCTAAGTATTGGAGCGCGATACGTGCGCGAAGTATTTCCTGGAGAAATTGTAGAGCTCACACGCGAAGGTATTAAAACTATAGACATTGTCGACAGACCAGATAAAAAGCCACAAGCCTTTTGTATATTCGAATATGTTTACTTTGCGCGCAGCGATAGTATTTTCGAAG GACAAATGGTATACTCTGTTCGAATGCAATGCGGACGGGAACTTGCTTTAGAATACCCAATAGAAGCAGACATAGTCAGTTCTGTACCCGAATCAGGAACTGCAGCTGCTCATGGCTATGCCAGACAG TCTCAAATACCGTTTGCGGAAGTATTATGTAAAAACAGATACGTTGGCAGAACGTTTATTCAGCCTAGCACACGACTCAGGCAACTTGGCGTGGCAAAGAAGTTTGGAGCTCTGTCAGAAAATGTAAAAGGGAAAAAGTTGATTCTTATCGACGATTCAATCGTTAGAGGAAATACTATTGGACCTATTATTAAATTGCTCCGAGATGCTGGAGCGAAGGAA GTTCACAttagaatagcttcacctccaTTAAAATATCCCTGTTATATGGGAATCAACATACCAACGAGGGAAGaattaattgcaaataaattGGATAACATAAAGCTAGCGAAACACGTTGGAGCTGATAGTTTAACATACCTTTCAGTAGATGGACTTGTAAAAGCTGTAAGATTTGGTATGGATAATCGAGAAAGCAGTTACATCGGTCACTGTACCGCTTGTTTAACTGGAGATTATCCTGATGAGCTTCCCGGTGATTTGAATTGGTGA
- the LOC143211409 gene encoding amidophosphoribosyltransferase-like isoform X2: protein MRISFKLTAEHHDITTLKRLTHVITIKMSCNVQVESQMEITSRGNNKGRRLHSKGETRGQRMSGLTHECGVFGCIAAGDWPSQIDVGQVICLGLVALQHRGQESAGIVTSEGVCSKSFHVHKGMGMINNIFNDENMKKLRGNLGIGHTRYSTSAASEEVNCQPFVVHTAHGALAVAHNGELVNTESLRKMVLGRGVGLSTYSDSELITQALCLNPPEGEVNGPDWPARIKHLMQLAPLSYSLVIMQRDKIYGVRDPYGNRPLCLGKIVPIGNLGNESDDDDDEPEGWVISSESCGFLSIGARYVREVFPGEIVELTREGIKTIDIVDRPDKKPQAFCIFEYVYFARSDSIFEGQMVYSVRMQCGRELALEYPIEADIVSSVPESGTAAAHGYARQSQIPFAEVLCKNRYVGRTFIQPSTRLRQLGVAKKFGALSENVKGKKLILIDDSIVRGNTIGPIIKLLRDAGAKEVHIRIASPPLKYPCYMGINIPTREELIANKLDNIKLAKHVGADSLTYLSVDGLVKAVRFGMDNRESSYIGHCTACLTGDYPDELPGDLNW, encoded by the exons ATGCGGATCTCTTTCAAGCTGACAGCAGAACATCACGACATCACGACGCTCAAACGTTTGACGCACGTG attacaataaaaatgtcttGCAACGTGCAAGTAGAATCCCAGATGGAAATAACGTCTAGAGGGAACAACAAAGGCAGAAGGCTGCACAGCAAAGGAGAAACTAGGGGTCAAAGAATGTCTGGACTTACGCACGAGTGCGGTGTTTTCGGATGCATTGCTGCTGGCGATTGGCCGTCTCAAATCGATGTCGGTCAAGTTATTTGTTTAG GTTTAGTTGCCCTACAACATAGAGGTCAAGAGAGTGCTGGAATTGTCACTAGCGAGGGTGTTTGTTCGAAATCCTTTCACGTTCACAAAGGTATGGGAATGATCAACAACATTTTTAATGACGAAAACATGAAGAAACTCCGTGGAAATCTTGGCATTGGCCATACTAGATACAGCACAAGCGCAGCAAGCGAAGAAGTCAATTGTCAACCGTTTGTGGTTCACACAGCGCATGGAGCATTAGCCGTTGCTCATAACGGAGAACTAGTTAACACGGAATCTTTGAGGAAGATg GTGTTGGGTCGTGGAGTTGGCTTGTCGACTTACTCGGATTCCGAATTAATCACACAAGCTCTTTGCTTAAACCCTCCGGAGGGCGAAGTTAACGGCCCAGATTGGCCAGCGCGTATTAAACATCTTATGCAGTTAGCACCGTTATCGTATTCCTTAGTAATTATGCAAAGGGACAAGATATACGGCGTCAGAGATCCCTATGGAAATCGTCCATTGTGTCTCGGGAAGATTGTGCCAATTGGAAATTTGG GAAACGAATCggacgatgacgatgacgaaCCCGAAGGTTGGGTTATTTCTTCCGAATCGTGTGGATTTCTAAGTATTGGAGCGCGATACGTGCGCGAAGTATTTCCTGGAGAAATTGTAGAGCTCACACGCGAAGGTATTAAAACTATAGACATTGTCGACAGACCAGATAAAAAGCCACAAGCCTTTTGTATATTCGAATATGTTTACTTTGCGCGCAGCGATAGTATTTTCGAAG GACAAATGGTATACTCTGTTCGAATGCAATGCGGACGGGAACTTGCTTTAGAATACCCAATAGAAGCAGACATAGTCAGTTCTGTACCCGAATCAGGAACTGCAGCTGCTCATGGCTATGCCAGACAG TCTCAAATACCGTTTGCGGAAGTATTATGTAAAAACAGATACGTTGGCAGAACGTTTATTCAGCCTAGCACACGACTCAGGCAACTTGGCGTGGCAAAGAAGTTTGGAGCTCTGTCAGAAAATGTAAAAGGGAAAAAGTTGATTCTTATCGACGATTCAATCGTTAGAGGAAATACTATTGGACCTATTATTAAATTGCTCCGAGATGCTGGAGCGAAGGAA GTTCACAttagaatagcttcacctccaTTAAAATATCCCTGTTATATGGGAATCAACATACCAACGAGGGAAGaattaattgcaaataaattGGATAACATAAAGCTAGCGAAACACGTTGGAGCTGATAGTTTAACATACCTTTCAGTAGATGGACTTGTAAAAGCTGTAAGATTTGGTATGGATAATCGAGAAAGCAGTTACATCGGTCACTGTACCGCTTGTTTAACTGGAGATTATCCTGATGAGCTTCCCGGTGATTTGAATTGGTGA
- the LOC143211409 gene encoding amidophosphoribosyltransferase-like isoform X3 produces MSCNVQVESQMEITSRGNNKGRRLHSKGETRGQRMSGLTHECGVFGCIAAGDWPSQIDVGQVICLGLVALQHRGQESAGIVTSEGVCSKSFHVHKGMGMINNIFNDENMKKLRGNLGIGHTRYSTSAASEEVNCQPFVVHTAHGALAVAHNGELVNTESLRKMVLGRGVGLSTYSDSELITQALCLNPPEGEVNGPDWPARIKHLMQLAPLSYSLVIMQRDKIYGVRDPYGNRPLCLGKIVPIGNLAGNESDDDDDEPEGWVISSESCGFLSIGARYVREVFPGEIVELTREGIKTIDIVDRPDKKPQAFCIFEYVYFARSDSIFEGQMVYSVRMQCGRELALEYPIEADIVSSVPESGTAAAHGYARQSQIPFAEVLCKNRYVGRTFIQPSTRLRQLGVAKKFGALSENVKGKKLILIDDSIVRGNTIGPIIKLLRDAGAKEVHIRIASPPLKYPCYMGINIPTREELIANKLDNIKLAKHVGADSLTYLSVDGLVKAVRFGMDNRESSYIGHCTACLTGDYPDELPGDLNW; encoded by the exons atgtcttGCAACGTGCAAGTAGAATCCCAGATGGAAATAACGTCTAGAGGGAACAACAAAGGCAGAAGGCTGCACAGCAAAGGAGAAACTAGGGGTCAAAGAATGTCTGGACTTACGCACGAGTGCGGTGTTTTCGGATGCATTGCTGCTGGCGATTGGCCGTCTCAAATCGATGTCGGTCAAGTTATTTGTTTAG GTTTAGTTGCCCTACAACATAGAGGTCAAGAGAGTGCTGGAATTGTCACTAGCGAGGGTGTTTGTTCGAAATCCTTTCACGTTCACAAAGGTATGGGAATGATCAACAACATTTTTAATGACGAAAACATGAAGAAACTCCGTGGAAATCTTGGCATTGGCCATACTAGATACAGCACAAGCGCAGCAAGCGAAGAAGTCAATTGTCAACCGTTTGTGGTTCACACAGCGCATGGAGCATTAGCCGTTGCTCATAACGGAGAACTAGTTAACACGGAATCTTTGAGGAAGATg GTGTTGGGTCGTGGAGTTGGCTTGTCGACTTACTCGGATTCCGAATTAATCACACAAGCTCTTTGCTTAAACCCTCCGGAGGGCGAAGTTAACGGCCCAGATTGGCCAGCGCGTATTAAACATCTTATGCAGTTAGCACCGTTATCGTATTCCTTAGTAATTATGCAAAGGGACAAGATATACGGCGTCAGAGATCCCTATGGAAATCGTCCATTGTGTCTCGGGAAGATTGTGCCAATTGGAAATTTGG CAGGAAACGAATCggacgatgacgatgacgaaCCCGAAGGTTGGGTTATTTCTTCCGAATCGTGTGGATTTCTAAGTATTGGAGCGCGATACGTGCGCGAAGTATTTCCTGGAGAAATTGTAGAGCTCACACGCGAAGGTATTAAAACTATAGACATTGTCGACAGACCAGATAAAAAGCCACAAGCCTTTTGTATATTCGAATATGTTTACTTTGCGCGCAGCGATAGTATTTTCGAAG GACAAATGGTATACTCTGTTCGAATGCAATGCGGACGGGAACTTGCTTTAGAATACCCAATAGAAGCAGACATAGTCAGTTCTGTACCCGAATCAGGAACTGCAGCTGCTCATGGCTATGCCAGACAG TCTCAAATACCGTTTGCGGAAGTATTATGTAAAAACAGATACGTTGGCAGAACGTTTATTCAGCCTAGCACACGACTCAGGCAACTTGGCGTGGCAAAGAAGTTTGGAGCTCTGTCAGAAAATGTAAAAGGGAAAAAGTTGATTCTTATCGACGATTCAATCGTTAGAGGAAATACTATTGGACCTATTATTAAATTGCTCCGAGATGCTGGAGCGAAGGAA GTTCACAttagaatagcttcacctccaTTAAAATATCCCTGTTATATGGGAATCAACATACCAACGAGGGAAGaattaattgcaaataaattGGATAACATAAAGCTAGCGAAACACGTTGGAGCTGATAGTTTAACATACCTTTCAGTAGATGGACTTGTAAAAGCTGTAAGATTTGGTATGGATAATCGAGAAAGCAGTTACATCGGTCACTGTACCGCTTGTTTAACTGGAGATTATCCTGATGAGCTTCCCGGTGATTTGAATTGGTGA
- the LOC143211409 gene encoding amidophosphoribosyltransferase-like isoform X5: MHCCWRLAVSNRCRSSYLFRGNICLGLVALQHRGQESAGIVTSEGVCSKSFHVHKGMGMINNIFNDENMKKLRGNLGIGHTRYSTSAASEEVNCQPFVVHTAHGALAVAHNGELVNTESLRKMVLGRGVGLSTYSDSELITQALCLNPPEGEVNGPDWPARIKHLMQLAPLSYSLVIMQRDKIYGVRDPYGNRPLCLGKIVPIGNLAGNESDDDDDEPEGWVISSESCGFLSIGARYVREVFPGEIVELTREGIKTIDIVDRPDKKPQAFCIFEYVYFARSDSIFEGQMVYSVRMQCGRELALEYPIEADIVSSVPESGTAAAHGYARQSQIPFAEVLCKNRYVGRTFIQPSTRLRQLGVAKKFGALSENVKGKKLILIDDSIVRGNTIGPIIKLLRDAGAKEVHIRIASPPLKYPCYMGINIPTREELIANKLDNIKLAKHVGADSLTYLSVDGLVKAVRFGMDNRESSYIGHCTACLTGDYPDELPGDLNW, encoded by the exons ATGCATTGCTGCTGGCGATTGGCCGTCTCAAATCGATGTCGGTCAAGTTATTTGTTTAG AGGCAATATTTGTCTAGGTTTAGTTGCCCTACAACATAGAGGTCAAGAGAGTGCTGGAATTGTCACTAGCGAGGGTGTTTGTTCGAAATCCTTTCACGTTCACAAAGGTATGGGAATGATCAACAACATTTTTAATGACGAAAACATGAAGAAACTCCGTGGAAATCTTGGCATTGGCCATACTAGATACAGCACAAGCGCAGCAAGCGAAGAAGTCAATTGTCAACCGTTTGTGGTTCACACAGCGCATGGAGCATTAGCCGTTGCTCATAACGGAGAACTAGTTAACACGGAATCTTTGAGGAAGATg GTGTTGGGTCGTGGAGTTGGCTTGTCGACTTACTCGGATTCCGAATTAATCACACAAGCTCTTTGCTTAAACCCTCCGGAGGGCGAAGTTAACGGCCCAGATTGGCCAGCGCGTATTAAACATCTTATGCAGTTAGCACCGTTATCGTATTCCTTAGTAATTATGCAAAGGGACAAGATATACGGCGTCAGAGATCCCTATGGAAATCGTCCATTGTGTCTCGGGAAGATTGTGCCAATTGGAAATTTGG CAGGAAACGAATCggacgatgacgatgacgaaCCCGAAGGTTGGGTTATTTCTTCCGAATCGTGTGGATTTCTAAGTATTGGAGCGCGATACGTGCGCGAAGTATTTCCTGGAGAAATTGTAGAGCTCACACGCGAAGGTATTAAAACTATAGACATTGTCGACAGACCAGATAAAAAGCCACAAGCCTTTTGTATATTCGAATATGTTTACTTTGCGCGCAGCGATAGTATTTTCGAAG GACAAATGGTATACTCTGTTCGAATGCAATGCGGACGGGAACTTGCTTTAGAATACCCAATAGAAGCAGACATAGTCAGTTCTGTACCCGAATCAGGAACTGCAGCTGCTCATGGCTATGCCAGACAG TCTCAAATACCGTTTGCGGAAGTATTATGTAAAAACAGATACGTTGGCAGAACGTTTATTCAGCCTAGCACACGACTCAGGCAACTTGGCGTGGCAAAGAAGTTTGGAGCTCTGTCAGAAAATGTAAAAGGGAAAAAGTTGATTCTTATCGACGATTCAATCGTTAGAGGAAATACTATTGGACCTATTATTAAATTGCTCCGAGATGCTGGAGCGAAGGAA GTTCACAttagaatagcttcacctccaTTAAAATATCCCTGTTATATGGGAATCAACATACCAACGAGGGAAGaattaattgcaaataaattGGATAACATAAAGCTAGCGAAACACGTTGGAGCTGATAGTTTAACATACCTTTCAGTAGATGGACTTGTAAAAGCTGTAAGATTTGGTATGGATAATCGAGAAAGCAGTTACATCGGTCACTGTACCGCTTGTTTAACTGGAGATTATCCTGATGAGCTTCCCGGTGATTTGAATTGGTGA